A single window of Macrobrachium nipponense isolate FS-2020 chromosome 31, ASM1510439v2, whole genome shotgun sequence DNA harbors:
- the LOC135206604 gene encoding uncharacterized protein LOC135206604 isoform X2 — MASTRLIASPEAQRIFRHEYLVSHWGRKVVFMVFQKCFLHGNTETILGILIENGIASHKKIFNIDEINSLGCKPPELYGITLMNKICQYLWQKGVNDPGDELKQLVGKIKAERDCVSHEEGMSDNDLVNKLQEFQRTLEETLDKTKSFLPVHGVEIDQLKAEIGAAVPELLGKICEKYDTSKSEDVESLKKEMGVFWRECRDLVQKRVEEEFWPLYKTLCQISPFDLLAKHVTQDPCNFILSLEVDTDSKFNENFRGKCGTIVNQQEIFDKNKLGDDPEVVIISGDAGSGKTTILCSFVEKWYKKINDIPELLSFQAVLYIQFRNHDHNKFEDYIKSLLKETVKHYDLTMVVSYIVFSKCLVLCDGYDEANENSKKLFEDMLAHPWDNVKIVVTTRPWNALDLTNAVASLERRLVNLKVLGIQEKQFDSLIENISGCLLYDDEEREKIKTGLSQKIAEMSYRTKALVKNPLLFNKFVFIYVDSPDERHELNTKASLHLHLKKNLTKRILEVTGISEQSLEEFDELYRKWSLKYYIEKKIEWTERDVRSFKEEIRSQISSQDVLENFHAIMSSYFSIKQMYDGPQIVNLYCYGHRSEQEFAIAVDLCDEISAGMQQGGDFPLDVALQSKGLTESSVFHDKDVFKELIGVISFIPGILYQKFPKSDALYNQIKDIQKLYVTYSLSQNMHDEVLEPCIETRLDDQVLQSHASLLEETHLKKNIRFERVDSYFALPPLMSLLKPRRLELHEIKRDLSKLNEILEATVVHKIPTRIMVWIDLQDCEKFSGEISHSVDQLICDIRDLIHRLTVAPLRCVNVQARREDVGFEDLHEYCEKEGLGYLSILE; from the coding sequence ATGGCTTCAACAAGACTAATTGCATCTCCAGAAGCGCAGAgaattttcagacatgaatacCTTGTGTCACATTGGGGAAGGAAGGTTGTGTTTATGgtatttcaaaaatgttttctCCATGGAAACACCGAGACAATCTTGGGTATTCTCATCGAAAATGGCATAGcatctcacaagaaaatattcaaCATAGATGAAATAAACAGTCTTGGATGTAAACCTCCAGAGTTGTATGGCATCACGCTGATGAATAAAATCTGCCAATATCTTTGGCAGAAAGGAGTTAATGACCCTGGCGATGAACTGAAACAATTAGTGGGAAAAATAAAAGCCGAGAGGGACTGTGTTAGCCATGAAGAGGGTATGTCAGACAACGATttggtaaataaactccaagagTTTCAACGAACACTCGAGGAAACTCTTGACAAAACCAAGTCTTTCCTTCCAGTTCATGGTGTTGAGATTGATCAACTCAAAGCAGAGATCGGAGCTGCTGTCCCAGAGCTGCTGGGAAAGATCTGTGAGAAATATGATACCTCAAAGTCAGAGGATGTGGAGTCCCTTAAGAAGGAAATGGGAGTTTTTTGGAGAGAGTGTCGTGACCTAGTACAAAAGCGTGTTGAAGAGGAATTCTGGCCTCTTTACAAAACACTCTGTCAGATTTCGCCCTTTGACTTGCTAGCTAAGCATGTTACTCAAGACCCATgtaatttcattctttccttaGAAGTGGACACTGATTCGAAGTTCAATGAAAATTTCCGTGGCAAATGCGGCACCATTGTAAATCAGCAAGAAATCTTCGACAAAAATAAACTGGGAGATGACCCTGAAGTTGTGATTATATCTGGTGATGCAGGTTCTGGAAAGACCACAATTCTTTGTTCATTTGTAGAGAAATGGTATAAGAAGATAAATGATATACCAGAACTCTTATCCTTCCAAGCTGTCCTCTATATACAGTTTAGAAATCATGACCACAACAAATTTGAGGACTACATTAAAAGTTTGCTGAAAGAGACTGTAAAGCATTATGATCTCACTATGGTAGTGTCATATATTGTCTTTTCGAAATGCCTAGTACTTTGTGATGGGTATGACGAGGCTAATGAGAATTCCAAGAAACTCTTTGAAGACATGTTAGCACATCCCTGGGACAATGTAAAGATTGTCGTGACGACACGTCCGTGGAATGCGTTGGATCTAACAAATGCTGTGGCATCTTTAGAGCGTAGATTAGTCAACCTAAAAGTTTTGGGTATTCAGGAAAAACAGTTCGACTCGCTCATCGAAAACATCTCAGGCTGCCTGTTGTATGATGATGAAGAACGGGAAAAAATCAAAACGGGGCTGTCTCAGAAAATAGCAGAAATGAGCTATAGGACTAAAGCATTGGTGAAAAATCCACTACTTTTTAACAAGTTCGTTTTTATTTACGTTGACAGTCCAGATGAAAGGCATGAACTGAACACCAAGGCATCACTCCACTTACACTTGAAAAAGAACTTGACCAAGAGAATCTTAGAGGTGACAGGAATCTCTGAACAATCACTGGAGGAATTCGATGAATTGTACAGAAAATGGTCTCTGAAATATTACATCGAGAAAAAAATTGAGTGgacagagagagatgtgagaAGCTTTAAAGAGGAGATTAGATCTCAAATTAGCTCTCAAGATGTACTGGAAAACTTTCATGCAATCATGTCATCCTATTTCTCCATAAAGCAGATGTATGATGGTCCACAGATTGTCAACTTATACTGCTACGGCCACAGAAGTGAGCAGGAATTTGCAATTGCAGTCGACCTCTGTGATGAGATATCAGCTGGAATGCAACAAGGAGGAGACTTTCCTCTAGATGTGGCACTGCAGTCAAAAGGGTTAACCGAATCTTCAGTTTTTCATGACAAAGACGTGTTTAAGGAATTAATAGGAGTCATTTCCTTCATACCAGGAATACTCTACCAGAAATTCCCCAAGAGTGATGCATTATACAACCAAATAAAGGACATTCAAAAACTCTATGTCACATACAGCCTCTCTCAAAACATGCATGATGAGGTCTTGGAACCCTGCATTGAAACTAGACTGGACGATCAAGTTTTGCAGTCCCACGCGTCACTACTGGAAGAAACGCATCTGAAGAAGAACATCAGATTCGAGAGAGTAGATAGTTACTTCGCCCTGCCACCCTTAATGTCGCTACTGAAGCCCAGGCGTCTTGAACTTCATGAAATAAAGAGAGATCTCTCGAAGCTCAACGAAATACTAGAAGCTACAGTCGTTCATAAAATTCCCACTAGGATTATGGTGTGGATCGATTTACAAGACTGTGAAAAGTTTTCAGGAGAGATTTCGCATTCTGTGGATCAATTAA
- the LOC135206604 gene encoding uncharacterized protein LOC135206604 isoform X1 — protein sequence MASTRLIASPEAQRIFRHEYLVSHWGRKVVFMVFQKCFLHGNTETILGILIENGIASHKKIFNIDEINSLGCKPPELYGITLMNKICQYLWQKGVNDPGDELKQLVGKIKAERDCVSHEEGMSDNDLVNKLQEFQRTLEETLDKTKSFLPVHGVEIDQLKAEIGAAVPELLGKICEKYDTSKSEDVESLKKEMGVFWRECRDLVQKRVEEEFWPLYKTLCQISPFDLLAKHVTQDPCNFILSLEVDTDSKFNENFRGKCGTIVNQQEIFDKNKLGDDPEVVIISGDAGSGKTTILCSFVEKWYKKINDIPELLSFQAVLYIQFRNHDHNKFEDYIKSLLKETVKHYDLTMVVSYIVFSKCLVLCDGYDEANENSKKLFEDMLAHPWDNVKIVVTTRPWNALDLTNAVASLERRLVNLKVLGIQEKQFDSLIENISGCLLYDDEEREKIKTGLSQKIAEMSYRTKALVKNPLLFNKFVFIYVDSPDERHELNTKASLHLHLKKNLTKRILEVTGISEQSLEEFDELYRKWSLKYYIEKKIEWTERDVRSFKEEIRSQISSQDVLENFHAIMSSYFSIKQMYDGPQIVNLYCYGHRSEQEFAIAVDLCDEISAGMQQGGDFPLDVALQSKGLTESSVFHDKDVFKELIGVISFIPGILYQKFPKSDALYNQIKDIQKLYVTYSLSQNMHDEVLEPCIETRLDDQVLQSHASLLEETHLKKNIRFERVDSYFALPPLMSLLKPRRLELHEIKRDLSKLNEILEATVVHKIPTRIMVWIDLQDCEKFSGEISHSVDQLRVDLLNFGNKIEDERSYPTSLMKLSRTLTVIYHVQTFNSARAAEIVNRTYPGFRNGVCDNVGMLSSKVCDIRDLIHRLTVAPLRCVNVQARREDVGFEDLHEYCEKEGLGYLSILE from the exons ATGGCTTCAACAAGACTAATTGCATCTCCAGAAGCGCAGAgaattttcagacatgaatacCTTGTGTCACATTGGGGAAGGAAGGTTGTGTTTATGgtatttcaaaaatgttttctCCATGGAAACACCGAGACAATCTTGGGTATTCTCATCGAAAATGGCATAGcatctcacaagaaaatattcaaCATAGATGAAATAAACAGTCTTGGATGTAAACCTCCAGAGTTGTATGGCATCACGCTGATGAATAAAATCTGCCAATATCTTTGGCAGAAAGGAGTTAATGACCCTGGCGATGAACTGAAACAATTAGTGGGAAAAATAAAAGCCGAGAGGGACTGTGTTAGCCATGAAGAGGGTATGTCAGACAACGATttggtaaataaactccaagagTTTCAACGAACACTCGAGGAAACTCTTGACAAAACCAAGTCTTTCCTTCCAGTTCATGGTGTTGAGATTGATCAACTCAAAGCAGAGATCGGAGCTGCTGTCCCAGAGCTGCTGGGAAAGATCTGTGAGAAATATGATACCTCAAAGTCAGAGGATGTGGAGTCCCTTAAGAAGGAAATGGGAGTTTTTTGGAGAGAGTGTCGTGACCTAGTACAAAAGCGTGTTGAAGAGGAATTCTGGCCTCTTTACAAAACACTCTGTCAGATTTCGCCCTTTGACTTGCTAGCTAAGCATGTTACTCAAGACCCATgtaatttcattctttccttaGAAGTGGACACTGATTCGAAGTTCAATGAAAATTTCCGTGGCAAATGCGGCACCATTGTAAATCAGCAAGAAATCTTCGACAAAAATAAACTGGGAGATGACCCTGAAGTTGTGATTATATCTGGTGATGCAGGTTCTGGAAAGACCACAATTCTTTGTTCATTTGTAGAGAAATGGTATAAGAAGATAAATGATATACCAGAACTCTTATCCTTCCAAGCTGTCCTCTATATACAGTTTAGAAATCATGACCACAACAAATTTGAGGACTACATTAAAAGTTTGCTGAAAGAGACTGTAAAGCATTATGATCTCACTATGGTAGTGTCATATATTGTCTTTTCGAAATGCCTAGTACTTTGTGATGGGTATGACGAGGCTAATGAGAATTCCAAGAAACTCTTTGAAGACATGTTAGCACATCCCTGGGACAATGTAAAGATTGTCGTGACGACACGTCCGTGGAATGCGTTGGATCTAACAAATGCTGTGGCATCTTTAGAGCGTAGATTAGTCAACCTAAAAGTTTTGGGTATTCAGGAAAAACAGTTCGACTCGCTCATCGAAAACATCTCAGGCTGCCTGTTGTATGATGATGAAGAACGGGAAAAAATCAAAACGGGGCTGTCTCAGAAAATAGCAGAAATGAGCTATAGGACTAAAGCATTGGTGAAAAATCCACTACTTTTTAACAAGTTCGTTTTTATTTACGTTGACAGTCCAGATGAAAGGCATGAACTGAACACCAAGGCATCACTCCACTTACACTTGAAAAAGAACTTGACCAAGAGAATCTTAGAGGTGACAGGAATCTCTGAACAATCACTGGAGGAATTCGATGAATTGTACAGAAAATGGTCTCTGAAATATTACATCGAGAAAAAAATTGAGTGgacagagagagatgtgagaAGCTTTAAAGAGGAGATTAGATCTCAAATTAGCTCTCAAGATGTACTGGAAAACTTTCATGCAATCATGTCATCCTATTTCTCCATAAAGCAGATGTATGATGGTCCACAGATTGTCAACTTATACTGCTACGGCCACAGAAGTGAGCAGGAATTTGCAATTGCAGTCGACCTCTGTGATGAGATATCAGCTGGAATGCAACAAGGAGGAGACTTTCCTCTAGATGTGGCACTGCAGTCAAAAGGGTTAACCGAATCTTCAGTTTTTCATGACAAAGACGTGTTTAAGGAATTAATAGGAGTCATTTCCTTCATACCAGGAATACTCTACCAGAAATTCCCCAAGAGTGATGCATTATACAACCAAATAAAGGACATTCAAAAACTCTATGTCACATACAGCCTCTCTCAAAACATGCATGATGAGGTCTTGGAACCCTGCATTGAAACTAGACTGGACGATCAAGTTTTGCAGTCCCACGCGTCACTACTGGAAGAAACGCATCTGAAGAAGAACATCAGATTCGAGAGAGTAGATAGTTACTTCGCCCTGCCACCCTTAATGTCGCTACTGAAGCCCAGGCGTCTTGAACTTCATGAAATAAAGAGAGATCTCTCGAAGCTCAACGAAATACTAGAAGCTACAGTCGTTCATAAAATTCCCACTAGGATTATGGTGTGGATCGATTTACAAGACTGTGAAAAGTTTTCAGGAGAGATTTCGCATTCTGTGGATCAATTAA GAGTTGACCTTCTCAATTTCGGGAACAAAATTGAGGACGAGAGATCTTATCCCACCTCTCTCATGAAACTGTCGAGGACTCTGACGGTGATATACCATGTGCAGACATTCAACTCCGCACGTGCTGCCGAAATCGTGAACAGAACGTACCCGGGATTCCGGAATGGCGTCTGTGATAATGTCGGCATGCTATCATCGAAAG